A region of Nocardioides alkalitolerans DNA encodes the following proteins:
- the lexA gene encoding transcriptional repressor LexA, producing the protein MAATKDPGDDAGVTDVSGVPQPGAGQARLTPRQARVLAVITTALDERGYPPSMREIGEQVGLTSSSSVAHQLKALEEKGYLRRDPNRPRAIQVVGHGVDVERAALSSADESVVDETDIGEERPAATYVPVVGRIAAGGPILAEQRVEEVFPLPQQLVGDGTLYMLEVSGDSMIDAAICDGDYVVVRQQPTAENGEIVAAMIDGEATVKTFQRRNGQVWLLPHNEAYDPIDGTHATILGKVTAVLRRL; encoded by the coding sequence ATGGCGGCGACCAAGGACCCGGGCGACGACGCAGGGGTGACGGACGTGTCGGGGGTGCCGCAGCCGGGAGCCGGGCAGGCACGCCTGACGCCGCGCCAGGCGCGGGTGCTCGCGGTCATCACGACCGCGCTCGACGAGCGGGGCTACCCGCCGAGCATGCGGGAGATCGGCGAGCAGGTCGGCCTCACCAGCTCCTCCTCCGTCGCCCACCAGCTCAAGGCGCTCGAGGAGAAGGGCTACCTCCGCCGCGACCCCAACCGTCCCCGGGCGATCCAGGTCGTCGGGCACGGTGTCGACGTCGAGCGCGCCGCGCTCTCGAGCGCGGACGAGTCGGTCGTCGACGAGACCGACATCGGCGAGGAGCGCCCCGCCGCGACGTACGTGCCGGTGGTCGGACGCATCGCGGCCGGTGGCCCGATCCTCGCGGAGCAGCGGGTCGAGGAGGTCTTCCCCCTGCCGCAGCAGCTCGTCGGGGACGGCACCCTCTACATGCTGGAGGTCTCCGGCGACTCGATGATCGACGCGGCGATCTGCGACGGCGACTACGTGGTGGTCCGCCAGCAGCCGACGGCCGAGAACGGCGAGATCGTCGCCGCGATGATCGACGGGGAGGCGACGGTGAAGACCTTCCAGCGTCGCAACGGCCAGGTCTGGCTCCTCCCCCACAACGAGGCGTACGACCCCATCGACGGCACCCACGCCACCATCCTCGGCAAGGTCACCGCGGTCCTCCGCCGCCTCTGA
- a CDS encoding LysM peptidoglycan-binding domain-containing protein has protein sequence MSSTAFAPQLPAARAPHAPRPVRAAGAARPRQGSLRLTRRGRLVVLVLGLIAMLALGVVLGSVSAASDGSTAGRTETIRVQSGDTLWDIAAARAGSGESVQDVIDEIRSINHLSSGALMAGDQLEVPAAG, from the coding sequence ATGAGCTCGACCGCATTCGCCCCGCAGCTGCCCGCAGCCCGCGCTCCTCACGCCCCCCGCCCCGTGCGGGCGGCCGGTGCGGCGCGCCCCCGGCAGGGTTCACTGCGTCTCACGCGCCGCGGTCGCCTCGTCGTCCTGGTGCTCGGTCTGATCGCGATGCTCGCGCTCGGGGTCGTGCTCGGCTCCGTGTCCGCCGCCAGTGACGGCTCCACGGCCGGTCGGACGGAGACCATCCGCGTGCAGTCCGGCGACACGCTGTGGGACATCGCCGCGGCCCGTGCCGGCTCCGGCGAGTCCGTGCAGGACGTCATCGACGAGATCCGCTCGATCAACCACCTGAGCTCCGGTGCGCTCATGGCCGGCGACCAGCTCGAGGTGCCCGCGGCCGGCTGA
- a CDS encoding alkaline phosphatase family protein → MTDCAHRDPASPSPFLDGDPEREHLRPAAQRRTFLKVAGAGGAALTFSAALGAERAAAGTRPALANRAYVIVVDGCRPDEIDSGLMPNLRALRAGGLHFPQGRSLPIMETIPNHVMMMTGVRPDRNGVPANSIYDRALGAERTLELPTDLKATTLMTLARKHGMTAGSVLSKEYLYGIFGRNATYRWEPGPIVPVSGHAPDPFTMDAALSIVEEFDPHLVFVNLGDVDRVGHTDLTGGLSLELLRRTALVATDLQVKRFVDMLKSTGRWERSLVVVLADHSMDWSLPHKVVSLSSPFAADPLLKGKVAIAQNGGANLVYWTGPASQRQAGVDRIVAIAKAQAGVLGVYDRARVPSLRLGANAGDVVVYCRAGWRFSDPHVLANPIPGNHGHPTTEPIPFFLAGGHPAVPRGRTSPLVATTVDVTPTVARFLGLPFPTGRWAWDGRSLLG, encoded by the coding sequence ATGACCGACTGCGCGCACCGGGACCCCGCGTCCCCGTCGCCGTTCCTCGACGGTGACCCCGAGCGGGAGCACCTGCGGCCCGCGGCCCAGCGCCGTACCTTCCTCAAGGTCGCCGGGGCCGGCGGCGCGGCGCTCACCTTCTCGGCCGCCCTCGGCGCGGAGCGGGCAGCGGCCGGCACCCGTCCGGCGCTGGCCAACCGGGCCTACGTGATCGTCGTCGACGGCTGCCGTCCCGACGAGATCGACTCGGGACTGATGCCGAACCTGCGGGCACTGCGCGCCGGGGGGCTCCACTTCCCGCAGGGACGGTCGCTCCCGATCATGGAGACGATCCCCAACCACGTGATGATGATGACCGGCGTGCGGCCCGACCGGAACGGCGTGCCGGCCAACTCGATCTACGACCGCGCGCTCGGCGCCGAGCGCACCCTGGAGCTCCCGACGGACCTCAAGGCCACCACGCTGATGACGCTCGCGCGCAAGCACGGCATGACGGCGGGCTCCGTGCTGAGCAAGGAGTACCTCTACGGCATCTTCGGGCGGAACGCGACGTACCGCTGGGAACCCGGCCCGATCGTGCCCGTCAGCGGGCACGCCCCCGACCCGTTCACCATGGACGCGGCGCTCTCGATCGTCGAGGAGTTCGACCCCCACCTCGTCTTCGTCAACCTGGGCGACGTCGACCGCGTGGGCCACACCGACCTGACGGGCGGGCTGTCGCTGGAGCTGCTGCGGCGTACGGCGCTGGTGGCGACCGACCTGCAGGTGAAGCGCTTCGTCGACATGCTGAAGTCCACCGGACGCTGGGAGCGGTCGCTGGTCGTGGTGCTCGCCGACCACTCGATGGACTGGTCGCTGCCCCACAAGGTCGTCTCGTTGAGCTCGCCGTTCGCGGCCGACCCGCTGCTGAAGGGCAAGGTCGCGATCGCCCAGAACGGCGGCGCGAACCTCGTCTACTGGACGGGCCCGGCCTCCCAGCGGCAGGCGGGCGTCGACCGCATCGTGGCGATCGCCAAGGCGCAGGCGGGGGTGCTCGGGGTCTACGACCGGGCGCGCGTGCCGAGCCTCCGCCTCGGGGCGAACGCCGGCGACGTCGTCGTCTACTGCCGCGCGGGCTGGCGGTTCTCCGACCCGCACGTGCTCGCCAACCCCATCCCCGGCAACCACGGGCACCCCACGACGGAGCCGATCCCCTTCTTCCTCGCGGGCGGGCACCCGGCCGTGCCGCGGGGCCGGACCTCCCCGTTGGTGGCCACCACCGTCGACGTCACGCCGACGGTCGCGCGCTTCCTCGGCCTGCCCTTCCCCACCGGGCGGTGGGCCTGGGACGGGCGGTCACTCCTCGGCTGA
- a CDS encoding ATP-dependent DNA helicase: MADAVAEALAGKEHLLVQAGTGTGKSLAYLVPSMLHSERVVIATATLALQHQLVERDLPRLVKAVKGEKGVDTSYAVLKGRSNYACLHRIREGVPDDQGVLVEVPEGTLGAEVLALRSWAEEQAESGGPGDKDHAPRHNDRTWRQVSVSARECLGATRCAYGEECFAERAKAKAADSQLVITNHSLLAIDAIEGIPMIPEYDAVVVDEAHELVARVTQAATDELSANDVDRAARRARRHVEEADSPSNPADDLADAAESLRAAMSETEAGRLDRLPDLVAESLELVRDAARECVSAFARGPKDAPGEPDAGKAQAKAGVQEVFATAERLAANSENDVVWLSRPFGSGRDRIPDRLCVAPLQVWGQMRDRLLTESTVVFTSATLMLGGDFDVVASTVGLKPSERADRIGASDAAPAAKVDGDAAATSGVLPWRGLDVGSPFDYGRQGILYVARHLPPPGRDGLGAAQVDEIVRLIDAAEGRTLGLFSSRRAAEAAAEAVRERLPHLTTLAQGDAQLSELTRQFVGDPHTNLFGTLGLWQGLDVPGDTCQLVIIDRIPFPRPDDPLMSARQRAVDAAGGNGFMQVAATHAALLLAQGAGRLIRTVEDRGVVAMLDPRLATARYGRFLEASLPAMWRTTDPEIVVKALARLSASAEE; this comes from the coding sequence ATGGCGGACGCCGTCGCGGAGGCGCTCGCCGGCAAGGAGCACCTGCTGGTGCAGGCAGGCACCGGCACCGGCAAGTCGTTGGCCTACCTGGTGCCCTCGATGCTCCACTCCGAGCGGGTCGTGATCGCCACGGCGACGCTCGCGCTGCAGCACCAGCTGGTCGAGCGGGACCTGCCGCGGCTCGTGAAGGCGGTCAAGGGCGAGAAGGGCGTCGACACGTCCTACGCGGTGCTCAAGGGCCGGTCGAACTACGCGTGCCTCCACCGCATCCGGGAGGGCGTCCCCGACGACCAGGGCGTGCTGGTCGAGGTGCCGGAGGGCACGCTGGGCGCCGAGGTGCTGGCCCTGCGCTCGTGGGCGGAGGAGCAGGCGGAGTCGGGCGGCCCCGGCGACAAGGACCACGCGCCGCGCCACAACGACCGCACGTGGCGCCAGGTGAGCGTCAGCGCGCGGGAGTGCCTGGGCGCCACGCGCTGCGCCTACGGCGAGGAGTGCTTCGCCGAGCGCGCCAAGGCGAAGGCCGCCGACTCGCAGCTCGTCATCACCAACCACTCGCTGCTCGCGATCGACGCGATCGAGGGCATCCCGATGATCCCGGAGTACGACGCGGTCGTCGTCGACGAGGCCCACGAGCTGGTCGCGCGCGTGACGCAGGCCGCCACCGACGAGCTCAGCGCCAACGACGTCGACCGGGCCGCGCGCCGGGCCCGCCGCCACGTCGAGGAGGCGGACTCGCCCAGCAACCCCGCCGACGACCTGGCCGACGCGGCCGAGTCGTTGCGGGCGGCGATGAGCGAGACGGAGGCGGGTCGCCTCGACCGGCTTCCGGACCTCGTCGCCGAGTCGCTGGAGCTGGTCCGCGACGCGGCCCGCGAGTGCGTCTCGGCGTTCGCGCGGGGACCGAAGGACGCGCCCGGCGAGCCCGACGCCGGCAAGGCGCAGGCCAAGGCGGGGGTGCAGGAGGTCTTCGCGACCGCGGAGCGCCTGGCCGCCAACAGCGAGAACGACGTGGTGTGGCTCTCCCGGCCCTTCGGGTCGGGCCGCGACCGGATCCCCGACCGCCTCTGCGTGGCGCCCCTGCAGGTCTGGGGCCAGATGCGCGACCGGCTGCTGACGGAGTCGACGGTCGTCTTCACCTCGGCGACGCTCATGCTCGGCGGCGACTTCGACGTGGTGGCCTCGACGGTCGGCCTCAAGCCCTCCGAGCGCGCCGACCGGATCGGCGCCTCCGACGCGGCGCCGGCCGCGAAGGTGGACGGCGACGCCGCCGCGACGTCGGGGGTGCTGCCGTGGCGCGGCCTCGACGTCGGCTCGCCGTTCGACTACGGGCGGCAGGGGATCCTCTACGTCGCGCGTCACCTCCCGCCGCCCGGCCGCGACGGTCTCGGCGCGGCCCAGGTCGACGAGATCGTGCGGCTCATCGACGCCGCGGAGGGCCGCACGCTCGGCCTCTTCTCCTCGCGGCGCGCGGCGGAGGCGGCGGCCGAGGCCGTGCGGGAGCGCCTGCCCCACCTGACGACGCTCGCCCAGGGCGACGCGCAGCTCTCGGAGCTGACCCGCCAGTTCGTCGGCGACCCCCACACCAACCTGTTCGGCACGCTGGGGCTCTGGCAGGGCCTCGACGTGCCCGGCGACACCTGTCAGCTCGTCATCATCGACCGCATCCCGTTCCCGCGGCCCGACGACCCGTTGATGTCGGCCCGCCAGCGGGCCGTGGACGCGGCCGGCGGCAACGGCTTCATGCAGGTCGCGGCCACCCACGCCGCGCTCCTCCTCGCGCAGGGCGCGGGCCGGCTCATCCGCACGGTCGAGGACCGCGGGGTCGTGGCGATGCTCGACCCGCGCCTGGCGACGGCGCGCTACGGCCGCTTCCTCGAGGCCAGCCTCCCCGCCATGTGGCGCACGACGGACCCGGAGATCGTGGTCAAGGCGCTGGCCCGGCTCTCGGCCTCAGCCGAGGAGTGA
- the nrdR gene encoding transcriptional regulator NrdR — MHCPFCRNSDTKVLDSRVAEDGASIRRRRSCLACEQRFTTVELMQLSVIKRSGASEPFNRAKAIAGVRKACKGRPVSDDDLACLGQAVEDTLRASGSAEIKAHDVGLAILGPLRQLDEVAYLRFASVYRSFESAADFEAEIGLLRLDRAEAAAAAGESGDGPGRDPRTVSAVGDAAQRPAPATSG; from the coding sequence GTGCACTGCCCGTTCTGCCGCAACAGCGACACCAAGGTCCTCGACTCGCGGGTCGCGGAGGACGGTGCGTCGATCCGTCGGCGCCGTTCGTGCCTCGCGTGCGAGCAGCGGTTCACGACGGTCGAGCTCATGCAGCTCTCGGTGATCAAGCGGTCGGGTGCGAGCGAGCCGTTCAACCGTGCGAAGGCGATCGCCGGCGTGCGCAAGGCGTGCAAGGGCCGCCCGGTGAGCGACGACGACCTCGCCTGCCTGGGCCAGGCCGTCGAGGACACGCTGCGTGCCTCCGGCTCGGCCGAGATCAAGGCGCACGACGTCGGCCTCGCGATCCTCGGCCCGCTGCGGCAGCTCGACGAGGTGGCCTACCTACGGTTCGCGAGCGTCTACCGCTCCTTCGAGTCCGCCGCCGACTTCGAGGCGGAGATCGGCCTGCTGCGGCTCGACCGGGCCGAGGCGGCGGCCGCCGCCGGGGAGTCCGGAGACGGCCCCGGTCGGGACCCCAGAACTGTCAGTGCCGTCGGCGACGCTGCTCAGCGTCCGGCGCCCGCCACGAGCGGCTGA
- a CDS encoding alkaline phosphatase D family protein encodes MTQDSSPDAPAPTLPVHRRTVLAGSAVVGSAVAGAAVLADPWGAPPAEAAGSPYFQHGVASGDPLPDRVVLWTRVTPQRDATPGSGRGANVTVEWQVATDTRFLHLAARGTYRTGAAADHTVKVDATGLRPGTRYVYRFLYGGVASPVGRTRTAPATTAVPERLRLGVVSCANLQAGYFHAYRHLAQRDDLDAILHLGDYLYEYGPGEYGLGRDNVDVRRHVPAREMVSLADYRQRHAQYKQDPDLQWLHSKYPFIVTWDDHETTNDAWRDGAENHQPTEGDWATRRARAHRAYDEWMPVRMNGTAALGDGTRLFRSLRFGRLAELSMLDLRTYRDEQVAYPAVDARVSDPARTITGRAQLDWLKNAVATTQVQWKLVGNPVMIAPVTFAQLPTELLDPVNDVTHLLPRDGSPYNVDQWDGYTDDRRELFAHIRDRGIRDTVFVTGDIHSGWAADLPYDVATYPLSRSAGVELVASSVTSNNLKDILGVPPRTGSVAVESAIRLANRHVRYLDFDSHGYSVLDVTSARVQMDWYVTGPRDQRGAGSTHAASFQTLAGTNTISRAAGPVGGR; translated from the coding sequence GTGACCCAGGACTCATCGCCCGACGCGCCGGCACCGACGCTGCCGGTCCACCGCCGTACCGTGCTCGCCGGTTCCGCCGTGGTCGGTTCCGCCGTGGCCGGCGCCGCCGTGCTGGCGGACCCGTGGGGCGCGCCCCCCGCCGAGGCCGCCGGCTCGCCGTACTTCCAGCACGGCGTCGCCTCCGGCGACCCCCTCCCCGACCGCGTCGTGCTGTGGACGCGGGTGACGCCCCAGCGGGACGCGACCCCCGGTTCCGGACGGGGCGCCAACGTCACCGTCGAGTGGCAGGTCGCGACCGACACACGCTTCCTCCACCTGGCGGCGCGTGGCACCTACCGCACCGGGGCGGCCGCGGACCACACCGTGAAGGTCGACGCGACCGGGCTGCGGCCGGGGACGCGGTACGTCTACCGCTTCCTCTACGGCGGCGTCGCCAGCCCGGTGGGCCGCACGCGCACCGCACCGGCGACGACCGCCGTGCCCGAGCGCCTCCGTCTCGGCGTGGTCTCGTGCGCCAACCTGCAGGCGGGCTACTTCCACGCCTACCGGCACCTCGCCCAGCGCGACGACCTGGACGCGATCCTCCACCTCGGGGACTACCTCTACGAGTACGGGCCGGGCGAGTACGGGCTCGGCCGGGACAACGTCGACGTGCGCCGCCACGTGCCGGCCCGGGAGATGGTCTCGCTGGCCGACTACCGGCAGCGCCACGCGCAGTACAAGCAGGACCCCGACCTGCAGTGGCTGCACTCGAAGTACCCATTCATCGTCACGTGGGACGACCACGAGACGACCAACGACGCCTGGCGCGACGGCGCCGAGAACCACCAGCCGACCGAGGGCGACTGGGCGACGCGGCGCGCGCGGGCCCACCGGGCCTACGACGAGTGGATGCCGGTGCGGATGAACGGCACCGCCGCGCTCGGCGACGGGACGCGGCTGTTCCGCAGCCTCCGGTTCGGCCGCCTCGCCGAGCTCTCCATGCTCGACCTGCGCACCTACCGCGACGAGCAGGTCGCCTACCCCGCCGTCGACGCCCGCGTCAGCGACCCCGCCCGCACCATCACCGGCCGCGCCCAGCTCGACTGGCTGAAGAACGCGGTCGCCACGACCCAGGTGCAGTGGAAGCTCGTCGGCAACCCGGTGATGATCGCCCCCGTCACCTTCGCGCAGCTGCCGACCGAGCTCCTCGACCCCGTCAACGACGTGACGCACCTGCTGCCGCGCGACGGCTCGCCCTACAACGTCGACCAGTGGGACGGCTACACCGACGACCGACGCGAGCTCTTCGCCCACATCCGCGACCGGGGCATCCGCGACACGGTGTTCGTCACCGGCGACATCCACTCCGGGTGGGCCGCCGACCTGCCGTACGACGTCGCGACCTACCCGCTCAGCCGCTCGGCCGGCGTCGAGCTCGTGGCCAGCTCGGTCACGTCCAACAACCTCAAGGACATCCTCGGCGTGCCGCCGCGCACCGGGAGCGTCGCCGTCGAGTCGGCGATCCGGCTGGCCAACCGGCACGTCCGCTACCTCGACTTCGACTCGCACGGCTACTCGGTGCTCGACGTGACGAGCGCGCGGGTGCAGATGGACTGGTACGTCACCGGCCCGCGCGACCAGCGCGGTGCCGGCAGCACCCACGCCGCCTCGTTCCAGACGCTCGCCGGCACCAACACCATCAGCCGGGCCGCCGGGCCCGTGGGAGGACGCTGA